Proteins from one Cryptomeria japonica chromosome 4, Sugi_1.0, whole genome shotgun sequence genomic window:
- the LOC131046834 gene encoding uncharacterized protein LOC131046834 yields MDDNNVPNVKEIYGTVAKNYAKFRPRYPPQLFSFLSSLTPHHDLAWDVGTGTGQAAVELSKYYARVVGTDTSEGQIQHAERRPNITYAVTPPSMTNEQLDSIVGPESSVDIVTVATAIHWFDLDEFYGQVKRVLKKPDGVIAVWTYTNSSVDPAMDAVFERFFQKALLFSHPGVKLAVDKYETMPFPFTPVETIKLEIEEQRTFDEYMGLFKTSSALVGREEILEEFIPEFKAAWGAPLHVTRTVKHPLCFKVGKV; encoded by the exons ATGGATGACAACAACGTTCCCAATGTAAAAGAGATCTATGGCACAGTCGCTAAAAATTACGCTAAATTCAGGCCACGCTATCCCCCTCAgctgttctccttcctttcttcccTCACTCCACATCATGATCTGGCCTGGGATGTGGGCACAGGCACTGGCCAAGCCGCCGTTGAG TTATCAAAGTACTATGCCAGAGTGGTGGGCACAGACACCAGTGAGGGGCAGATTCAACACGCAGAGCGCCGCCCCAACATAACCTACGCCGTCACGCCGCCATCAATGACTAACGAACAACTGGACTCAATCGTCGGCCCCGAATCTTCGGTGGACATCGTGACCGTCGCCACAGCCATCCACTGGTTTGACTTGGATGAATTTTACGGGCAGGTAAAGCGCGTGTTGAAGAAGCCCGACGGCGTGATTGCGGTGTGGACGTACACGAATAGCAGCGTAGATCCGGCAATGGACGCCGTTTTTGAGCGGTTTTTTCAGAAAGCTTTACTATTTTCTCATCCGGGTGTGAAACTGGCGGTGGACAAGTATGAGACTATGCCGTTTCCTTTCACACCAGTAGAGACAATAAAACTGGAGATTGAAGAGCAGAGGACGTTTGATGAGTATATGGGACTTTTTAAAACGTCGTCTGCTTTGGTGGGCAGGGAAGAAATCTTGGAGGAGTTTATACCAGAATTTAAGGCGGCGTGGGGAGCTCCGCTCCATGTGACCAGGACTGTAAAGCATCCGCTCTGCTTCAAGGTTGGGAAGGTTTGA
- the LOC131046835 gene encoding uncharacterized protein LOC131046835: protein MEENKVPNVKEVYGTVAKTYAQFRPRYPPHLFSFLSSLTPQHHLAWDVGTGTGQAAIELSKYYARVVGTDTSEGQIQHAEQHPNISYAVTAPSVTDHQLHSIVGPESSVDLVTVATAVHWFDLDKFYAQVKHVLKKPGGVIAVWAYWKPIVDPAVDAVFERFLSRFYPFSHPAWKLLLEDYESLPFPFAQVEGIKMEIEEQRTFDEYMGYFRTRHALVGREEILKEFSAEVEAAWGAPLHVTKAVKFPLCFKIGKV from the exons ATGGAGGAGAACAAGGTTCCAAATGTAAAAGAGGTGTATGGCACAGTCGCCAAAACTTACGCACAGTTCAGGCCCCGCTATCCCCCTCACCTTTTCTCCTTCCTTTCTTCCCTCACTCCACAACATCATCTGGCATGGGATGTGGGCACAGGCACTGGCCAGGCCGCCATTGAG CTATCAAAGTACTATGCGAGAGTGGTGGGCACAGACACGAGTGAGGGGCAGATTCAACACGCAGAGCAGCACCCCAACATAAGCTACGCCGTGACGGCGCCGTCAGTGACCGACCATCAACTGCACTCCATCGTCGGCCCTGAATCTTCCGTGGATCTGGTCACCGTCGCCACAGCCGTCCACTGGTTCGATTTGGATAAATTTTACGCGCAGGTGAAACACGTGTTGAAGAAGCCCGGCGGCGTGATTGCCGTGTGGGCGTATTGGAAGCCCATTGTCGATCCAGCAGTGGACGCAGTTTTTGAGCGGTTTCTTAGCAGATTTTATCCATTTTCCCATCCGGCTTGGAAACTGCTGCTGGAGGATTATGAGTCTTTACCGTTTCCGTTCGCGCAAGTGGAGGGGATAAAAATGGAGATTGAAGAGCAGAGGACGTTTGATGAGTACATGGGCTACTTCAGAACGAGGCATGCTTTGGTGGGCAGAGAAGAAATCTTAAAAGAGTTTAGTGCAGAAGTTGAAGCGGCGTGGGGAGCTCCGCTCCATGTGACCAAGGCTGTAAAGTTTCCGCTCTGTTTTAAGATTGGTAAGGTTTGA
- the LOC131875510 gene encoding uncharacterized protein LOC131875510 gives MDGNKFPNVKEVFGAVSKEYAQFRPRYPSQLFSFLSSLTPHHHLAWDVGTGNGQAAVELSKYYARVVGTDTSEGQIQHAERRPNISYAVTPPSITDQQLDSIVGPESSVDLVTAATAVHYFDLDKFYGQVKRVLKKPGGVIAVWAYWKPRVDPAVDDVFERFFSRTYPLFHPAVKVVLEEYESLPFPFTAVEGIKVEIEEQRNFDQYFGILGTGSGLVGREDILEEFRADFEAAWGAELHVTKTVKFPLFLKVGKV, from the exons ATGGATGGCAATAAGTTTCCCAATGTAAAAGAGGTCTTTGGCGCAGTCTCCAAAGAATACGCCCAGTTTAGGCCCCGCTATCCCTCTCAACTTTTCTCCTTTCTTTCTTCCCTCACTCCACACCATCATCTGGCATGGGATGTGGGCACAGGCAATGGCCAAGCCGCCGTTGAG TTATCAAAGTACTATGCGAGAGTGGTGGGCACAGACACGAGTGAGGGGCAGATTCAACACGCAGAGCGCCGCCCCAACATAAGCTACGCCGTCACGCCGCCATCAATAACCGATCAACAACTGGACTCAATCGTTGGCCCCGAATCTTCTGTCGATCTCGTTACCGCCGCCACAGCCGTCCACTATTTTGATTTGGATAAATTTTACGGGCAGGTGAAGCGGGTGTTGAAGAAGCCCGGCGGCGTGATTGCGGTGTGGGCGTATTGGAAGCCCCGAGTCGATCCAGCAGTGGACGACGTTTTTGAGCGGTTTTTTAGCAGAACTTATCCGCTTTTCCATCCTGCTGTGAAAGTGGTGTTGGAGGAGTATGAGAGTTTGCCGTTTCCGTTCACAGCAGTGGAGGGAATAAAAGTGGAGATCGAAGAGCAGAGGAATTTTGATCAGTATTTTGGAATTTTGGGAACTGGGTCTGGTTTGGTGGGCAGGGAAGACATCTTGGAGGAGTTTAGAGCAGATTTCGAGGCGGCGTGGGGAGCGGAGCTCCATGTGACCAAGACTGTAAAGTTTCCGCTCTTCCTAAAGGTTGGGAAGGTTTGA